A portion of the Pseudomonas synxantha BG33R genome contains these proteins:
- the cobW gene encoding cobalamin biosynthesis protein CobW, with amino-acid sequence MKTLAKLPVTIVTGFLGSGKTTLLRHMLDNAQGRRIAVIVNEFGELGIDGEILKQCSIGCTEEEANGRVYELANGCLCCTVQEEFFPVMRELVARRGDLDHILIETSGLALPKPLVQAFQWPEIRSACTVDAVITVVDSPAVAAGTFAAFPDQVDAQRKLDPNLDHESPLHELFADQLASADLVILNKADLISTEDLARVRREVAEELPPAVKIIEASSGRLPLDVLIGLGAGSEEHIDARHSHHDHHHEGEDDHDHDAFDSISIDLPQADEALLLDALTQLVVQHGILRVKGFAAIPNKPMRLLIQGVGTRFDKHFDRAWGADEARITRLVLIGQELDAAGLEAQLRAALSV; translated from the coding sequence ATGAAAACACTGGCCAAACTCCCCGTCACCATCGTTACCGGCTTCCTCGGCTCGGGCAAGACCACGTTGCTGCGCCACATGCTCGATAACGCCCAGGGCCGTCGCATAGCCGTGATCGTCAACGAGTTTGGCGAGCTGGGCATTGACGGCGAAATCCTCAAGCAATGCTCCATCGGGTGTACCGAAGAAGAAGCCAACGGCCGCGTGTACGAACTGGCCAACGGCTGCCTGTGCTGCACGGTTCAGGAAGAGTTCTTCCCAGTAATGCGTGAGCTGGTGGCCCGTCGTGGCGACCTTGACCATATTCTCATCGAAACCTCTGGCCTGGCTTTGCCCAAACCCCTGGTGCAAGCCTTCCAGTGGCCGGAAATCCGTAGCGCCTGCACGGTTGACGCGGTAATCACCGTGGTCGACAGCCCGGCCGTGGCCGCCGGCACTTTCGCTGCGTTCCCGGATCAAGTCGACGCCCAGCGCAAACTGGACCCGAACCTGGACCACGAGTCGCCGTTGCACGAGCTGTTCGCCGACCAACTGGCCAGCGCCGACCTGGTGATCCTCAACAAAGCCGACCTGATCAGCACCGAAGACCTGGCCCGCGTGCGCCGGGAAGTGGCCGAAGAGCTGCCGCCGGCGGTCAAGATCATCGAAGCCAGCAGCGGTCGCCTGCCATTGGACGTGCTGATCGGCCTGGGTGCCGGCTCCGAAGAGCATATCGACGCTCGCCACAGTCATCACGATCATCACCATGAAGGCGAAGACGACCACGATCACGATGCTTTCGACTCCATCTCCATCGACTTGCCTCAAGCCGACGAAGCACTGTTGCTGGACGCCCTGACCCAATTGGTGGTGCAACACGGCATTTTGCGCGTCAAAGGCTTTGCTGCTATCCCGAACAAGCCGATGCGCCTGCTGATCCAGGGCGTGGGCACGCGCTTTGACAAGCACTTCGACCGTGCCTGGGGGGCCGATGAAGCGCGTATCACGCGCCTGGTGCTGATCGGTCAGGAGCTGGACGCCGCTGGCCTTGAAGCGCAATTGCGCGCTGCCCTCAGCGTTTAA
- a CDS encoding CbtB domain-containing protein, whose amino-acid sequence MSIISSTSPSASSTATLSQRLTAAIGASILGACLVYFAGFSHIEAVHNAAHDTRHSAAFPCH is encoded by the coding sequence ATGTCGATCATCAGCAGCACTTCGCCCTCCGCCAGCAGCACTGCCACCTTGAGCCAACGCCTGACCGCCGCCATCGGTGCGTCAATCCTTGGCGCGTGCCTGGTGTATTTCGCCGGTTTCTCCCATATCGAAGCCGTGCACAACGCGGCCCACGATACCCGCCATAGCGCCGCGTTCCCGTGCCACTGA
- a CDS encoding CbtA family protein, translated as MIKRIAQTAGFTGLLAALLLTLLQSLWVAPLILQAETFEKAPAVAEVTHEHAAGAAAHTHDAEAWEPENGWQRVLSTTGGNLVVAVGFALMLAGLYTLRAPTRTAQGLLWGLAGYATFVLAPTLGLPPELPGTAAADLAQRQIWWIGTAASTAAGIALLVFGRGWLLKVLGVAIVAVPHVIGAPQPEVHSMLAPEALEAQFKIASQLTNVAFWLALGLISAWLFRRNRDEHYSA; from the coding sequence ATGATCAAGCGTATTGCCCAAACTGCAGGGTTCACCGGCCTGTTGGCCGCCCTGCTGCTGACCCTGCTGCAAAGCTTGTGGGTCGCGCCGTTGATTTTGCAGGCGGAGACCTTTGAAAAGGCTCCAGCTGTTGCCGAAGTCACCCATGAACATGCTGCTGGCGCCGCTGCCCACACCCACGACGCCGAAGCCTGGGAGCCGGAAAATGGCTGGCAGCGCGTGCTGTCGACCACCGGTGGCAACCTGGTCGTTGCGGTCGGGTTTGCGCTGATGCTGGCCGGCCTGTACACCCTGCGCGCACCAACCCGTACAGCTCAAGGGCTACTGTGGGGCCTGGCCGGTTACGCGACATTCGTACTTGCGCCGACCTTGGGCCTGCCGCCTGAACTGCCGGGCACCGCCGCCGCTGATCTGGCGCAACGGCAGATCTGGTGGATCGGCACTGCCGCGTCTACCGCTGCCGGCATTGCTTTGCTGGTGTTCGGTCGCGGCTGGTTGCTCAAAGTGCTGGGCGTGGCGATCGTCGCCGTACCCCACGTGATTGGCGCCCCACAGCCGGAAGTCCACTCCATGCTGGCCCCGGAGGCCCTCGAAGCCCAGTTCAAGATCGCATCGCAGTTGACCAATGTGGCGTTCTGGCTGGCCCTTGGTCTGATCAGTGCCTGGCTGTTCCGCCGTAACCGCGACGAACACTACTCGGCATGA
- a CDS encoding cobalamin biosynthesis protein → MTLVVGLGCQRGCDVRTLLELLDSALAEGGIERQRITALASIDRKQAEPGLVALAQLLSLPLQCFSAEQLAGFEHRLSHKSAVAFSHTGCYGVAESAALALAEQLAHGPARLLITRKKTIQATIALACAG, encoded by the coding sequence ATGACCCTCGTCGTCGGCCTGGGTTGCCAGCGGGGTTGTGATGTCCGAACCCTGCTGGAACTCCTTGATAGCGCCCTCGCCGAAGGCGGCATTGAACGCCAACGCATTACCGCGCTGGCGAGCATTGATCGCAAACAGGCTGAGCCGGGGTTGGTGGCCCTGGCCCAATTGTTGAGCCTGCCCTTGCAGTGTTTCAGCGCCGAACAACTGGCCGGCTTTGAACATCGGCTGAGCCACAAATCAGCCGTAGCATTTAGCCATACCGGCTGTTACGGCGTCGCCGAAAGCGCCGCATTGGCCCTGGCTGAGCAACTCGCCCACGGCCCCGCCCGCCTGCTCATCACCCGCAAGAAAACCATCCAGGCCACCATTGCATTGGCCTGCGCCGGTTAA
- the cobM gene encoding precorrin-4 C(11)-methyltransferase encodes MTVYFIGAGPGDPELITVKGQRLIRSCPVIIYAGSLVPAAVLEGHQAHQVVNSAELHLEQIIDVIKAAHAQGQDVARVHSGDPSLYGAIGEQIRHLRELGIPFQIIPGVTAVAACAALLETELTLPDIAQSVILTRYADKTSMPAGEDFDSLARHGTTMAIHLGVNHLERIVAELLPHYGADCPIAVVHRATWPDQDWVVGSLSDIAQKVATKGFRRTALIVVGRVLANDSFGESSLYRAGHAHLYRP; translated from the coding sequence ATGACCGTCTACTTCATCGGCGCAGGCCCCGGCGACCCGGAACTGATTACCGTCAAGGGCCAGCGGCTGATCCGCAGCTGCCCGGTGATCATCTACGCTGGCTCGCTGGTGCCTGCGGCGGTACTGGAAGGTCATCAGGCACACCAGGTGGTCAACAGTGCCGAGCTGCATCTGGAACAGATCATCGACGTGATCAAAGCCGCCCATGCGCAAGGCCAGGATGTGGCGCGCGTGCACTCCGGCGACCCGAGCCTGTATGGGGCGATTGGTGAGCAGATCCGTCACTTGCGCGAGTTGGGCATTCCCTTCCAGATCATTCCCGGGGTTACGGCGGTGGCTGCCTGCGCGGCGTTGCTGGAAACCGAACTGACCCTCCCGGACATTGCCCAGAGCGTGATCCTGACCCGCTATGCAGATAAAACCAGCATGCCGGCGGGTGAGGACTTCGACAGCCTGGCCCGGCACGGCACGACAATGGCCATTCACTTGGGGGTCAATCATCTGGAAAGGATCGTCGCTGAGCTGCTGCCGCACTATGGTGCAGATTGCCCGATCGCCGTGGTGCACCGCGCGACATGGCCGGACCAGGATTGGGTGGTGGGTTCGTTGAGTGATATTGCCCAGAAGGTCGCGACTAAAGGCTTTCGGCGTACGGCGCTGATTGTGGTCGGGCGGGTGTTGGCAAATGATAGCTTTGGCGAATCCTCGCTGTACCGCGCAGGTCACGCCCACCTCTATCGCCCCTGA
- the nfuA gene encoding Fe-S biogenesis protein NfuA: protein MTAITITDAAHDYLADLLSKQNTPGIGIRVFITQPGTQYAETCIAYCKPGEEKPEDTALGLKSFTAYIDAFSEAFLDDAVVDYATDRMGGQLTIKAPNAKVPNVNADSPVNERINYYLQTEINPGLASHGGQVSLIDVVDDGIAVLKFGGGCQGCGQADVTLREGIERTLLERIPELKGVRDVTDHTQKENAYY from the coding sequence ATGACTGCCATAACCATTACCGACGCCGCCCACGATTACCTGGCTGACCTGCTGTCCAAGCAGAACACCCCGGGTATCGGCATCCGCGTCTTTATCACCCAGCCCGGCACCCAGTACGCCGAGACCTGCATTGCCTACTGCAAGCCTGGTGAAGAGAAGCCTGAAGACACCGCCCTGGGGCTCAAAAGCTTCACCGCGTACATCGATGCCTTCAGCGAAGCTTTCCTTGACGACGCCGTAGTCGACTACGCCACCGATCGCATGGGCGGCCAGTTGACCATCAAGGCGCCCAACGCCAAGGTGCCGAACGTCAACGCCGACAGCCCGGTCAACGAGCGCATCAACTACTACCTGCAAACCGAGATCAACCCGGGGCTGGCCAGTCACGGCGGCCAGGTGAGCCTGATCGACGTGGTGGATGACGGTATTGCCGTATTGAAGTTCGGCGGTGGCTGCCAAGGCTGCGGCCAGGCGGACGTGACCCTGCGCGAGGGCATCGAGCGCACCTTGCTTGAGCGTATTCCCGAGCTCAAGGGCGTACGTGACGTGACCGACCACACGCAGAAAGAAAACGCCTACTACTAA
- a CDS encoding acyltransferase family protein, with the protein MLISVQFLRALAAWSVVGHHFMQGFFNFEASNALESLFVDKGAIGVDVFFVISGLVIYLATADKALSPGRFMLMRIARIVPAYWFYTLIMILVVAVVPAIFPEARLEPGHVLMSMLFIPAQNPGGFGVYPLLDVGWTLNFEMLFYCLFAFALLVPAAYRLWVVAALLYLVCYIITPAFDLASGFYHEDIIFEFLMGIVIGMLYRRGLCQASAWLPLLGIAAALAAIYHGADIPRALEWGVPSAILVISCVTLERYFQDSRVLKLLGDCSYSVYLIHVLVLAVGRWVADRTGIDPYTILPVCIVLIVLGAYGSYQWLEKASYRTLKRLLGIEGRAIISRQKY; encoded by the coding sequence ATGTTGATTTCAGTGCAGTTTCTACGCGCCTTGGCGGCATGGAGTGTGGTGGGCCACCATTTCATGCAAGGTTTTTTCAACTTTGAAGCCAGCAACGCGCTGGAATCTCTGTTTGTCGACAAAGGCGCCATTGGAGTGGATGTGTTCTTTGTCATCAGTGGCTTGGTGATTTACCTGGCGACTGCCGACAAAGCGCTGAGCCCCGGGCGTTTCATGCTGATGCGCATAGCGAGGATTGTTCCGGCGTATTGGTTCTATACCTTGATCATGATTCTCGTGGTTGCCGTTGTGCCTGCGATCTTTCCAGAGGCTCGGCTCGAACCCGGTCATGTACTCATGTCGATGCTCTTTATCCCGGCCCAAAACCCGGGAGGCTTCGGCGTCTATCCCCTGCTCGATGTCGGGTGGACACTGAATTTCGAGATGCTGTTTTATTGCCTGTTTGCCTTTGCCTTGCTGGTGCCCGCGGCCTATCGCTTGTGGGTGGTAGCAGCGCTGCTGTATCTGGTGTGCTACATCATCACTCCCGCCTTTGACCTGGCCAGCGGCTTCTACCATGAGGACATTATTTTCGAGTTTCTGATGGGCATTGTGATCGGTATGCTTTACCGGCGTGGCCTATGTCAGGCCAGCGCGTGGTTGCCGTTGCTGGGCATCGCGGCGGCGCTGGCGGCGATTTATCATGGGGCAGACATACCCCGTGCGCTGGAATGGGGCGTGCCGAGCGCGATATTGGTTATCAGTTGTGTGACCCTGGAGCGTTACTTTCAAGATTCTCGCGTTTTGAAGCTGCTTGGTGATTGCTCTTACTCGGTGTACTTGATCCACGTGCTGGTGCTAGCCGTGGGGCGATGGGTCGCTGACCGAACCGGAATAGATCCCTACACAATCCTGCCGGTATGCATTGTATTGATAGTACTGGGCGCCTATGGCAGCTACCAATGGCTCGAGAAGGCAAGCTATCGCACGCTCAAGCGTTTACTGGGTATTGAGGGGCGGGCAATTATTTCCCGACAAAAATACTAG